The stretch of DNA TCATTCTGAATCAATTCCCCATTTTTCACATGCAGAATCGAAGTTAATGGATTGATAACCGCATTAACAATTAATTTATTCATTAGCATCGAATAATAATCTTCTTGCACATGAATTGGAAAATCAGAAGGTACTGCAGCTGAAAAGTTTTGTAAGAAGGAGAAATCACCTCTAAAAGGCGCCACATTTGTTGCCCCTTTACCATTATGGCTGACAGTAAAGGCATTTTCCTTCAACGCACCATGTTCAACTGTACCAACAAAAATATTTTTATTTTTTAATTCTTTTAACCACTTTAAATGCCCCATACCATTTTGTAAAAATAATAGGTTGTCAGGGTAATCAGGAAGCTGATTTATAATCTCTAACACTGGAGTAAGTTGATATTGTTTAACCGTAATAAGGGTTACATCTTCGGTTCCCTTCCACTTTGAAATAGGAAGTGCCTTGACGAAGGATACCGTTCTTTCGGCTTTTTTTTGAAGAATAATTCCATTTTCATTAATTTGCGAAGCTTGATTTTCAGTCCTTGTATAAACAGTTACCTTATAATATTTACTGATATAGGATGCAAATAATAGTCCAATTGACCCAGCCCCAATGATTCCAACCTTCATGATATCCCCTCATTTAGTCGTCTTTACCCACATTTTATCAGATATTGTCAGCATTCTGTAAGTA from Bacillus sp. SLBN-46 encodes:
- a CDS encoding 2-dehydropantoate 2-reductase, encoding MKVGIIGAGSIGLLFASYISKYYKVTVYTRTENQASQINENGIILQKKAERTVSFVKALPISKWKGTEDVTLITVKQYQLTPVLEIINQLPDYPDNLLFLQNGMGHLKWLKELKNKNIFVGTVEHGALKENAFTVSHNGKGATNVAPFRGDFSFLQNFSAAVPSDFPIHVQEDYYSMLMNKLIVNAVINPLTSILHVKNGELIQNEHFFRVLKNLFDEISFILNLDHPEEHLRQVMEICKKTAENRSSMLKDIEANRLTEVDAILGFILEEANKQEKQAPLLENVYHFIKGKEPAKGGVL